One genomic window of Bradyrhizobium sp. B124 includes the following:
- a CDS encoding Tautomerase enzyme, with protein MPMIDVTIPEGALKPAAEARLIKELGDILIGHEGFDPANKVAQGVTVVFLHRPAAVYVAGEPSRSPRYRIVPTVPEGQYTEASRAALVKDVTAAVVRADGGSYEDVAPQVWVFPTEIPDGQWGSRGVIRLLPDIQAFIAGEHERKVGEERLARRRRVKALELLAGALDAARNGVA; from the coding sequence ATGCCGATGATCGACGTCACAATTCCCGAAGGAGCCTTGAAGCCGGCAGCGGAAGCGCGGCTCATCAAGGAGCTCGGCGATATCCTGATCGGTCACGAGGGATTCGACCCGGCCAACAAGGTTGCGCAAGGCGTCACCGTCGTGTTCCTGCATCGGCCGGCCGCGGTCTATGTGGCAGGCGAGCCGTCGCGGTCGCCGCGCTATCGCATTGTGCCGACGGTGCCCGAGGGGCAGTACACCGAAGCCTCGCGCGCGGCGCTGGTGAAGGACGTGACCGCAGCCGTGGTACGCGCCGACGGCGGTTCGTACGAGGATGTGGCGCCGCAGGTCTGGGTGTTTCCGACCGAGATACCGGATGGCCAGTGGGGCAGCCGCGGCGTCATTCGTCTGCTGCCGGACATTCAGGCCTTCATCGCCGGCGAGCATGAACGCAAGGTCGGCGAAGAACGCCTTGCACGGCGACGGCGCGTCAAGGCGCTCGAGCTGCTTGCGGGCGCGCTTGATGCTGCCCGCAACGGCGTCGCGTGA
- a CDS encoding carbon-nitrogen hydrolase family protein — protein sequence MAIDTHFRLAAIQAAAVPFDREASVEKACRLIREAGAMGATIAAFGETWLPGYPFFCHAPTGPSTFRAMAEYLDSSVEIPSPATDRLCDAAEGAGIDVVIGVAERDAVTKGTVYCTLLFIGREGRILGRHRKLKPTFNERSVWADGDAVGLRVHERPYGRISGLNCWEHNTMLPGYALAAQGTQIHVAAWPGREPAVAPPSPTPLWPRQLLLSRAFASQAGCYVIAVGGMRSHEATPERYRELSTIEYSGDSVIIDPRGEIIAGPAQGETILIADGSREVVLAAKALCDIGGHYSRPDLLRLIVDRDRQDRVIDCAFAGRVAPDMWE from the coding sequence ATGGCAATCGATACGCATTTCAGGCTCGCGGCGATCCAGGCCGCCGCGGTACCGTTCGATCGCGAGGCGTCGGTGGAGAAGGCCTGTCGCCTGATCCGCGAGGCCGGTGCCATGGGGGCAACGATCGCCGCGTTCGGCGAGACCTGGCTGCCGGGCTATCCGTTCTTCTGTCATGCGCCGACCGGGCCGAGCACCTTTCGCGCCATGGCGGAATATCTCGATAGCTCCGTCGAGATTCCGTCGCCGGCCACCGACCGGCTCTGCGATGCCGCAGAGGGCGCCGGGATCGATGTCGTGATCGGCGTTGCCGAACGCGACGCAGTAACGAAGGGCACGGTCTACTGCACGCTTCTGTTCATCGGCCGCGAGGGGCGGATTCTCGGCCGTCATCGCAAACTCAAGCCGACCTTCAACGAGCGTTCGGTGTGGGCCGATGGCGACGCGGTCGGCCTGCGGGTTCATGAGCGGCCCTATGGCAGGATCAGCGGGCTCAATTGCTGGGAGCACAACACCATGTTGCCCGGCTATGCGCTGGCGGCGCAGGGAACGCAGATCCACGTCGCCGCGTGGCCGGGACGAGAGCCCGCCGTGGCGCCGCCGTCACCCACGCCGCTGTGGCCGCGACAGCTCCTGCTGTCACGCGCGTTCGCGTCCCAGGCGGGTTGCTACGTCATCGCCGTGGGCGGCATGCGGTCGCACGAGGCGACGCCCGAACGCTATCGCGAGCTGTCGACGATCGAGTACAGCGGCGACAGCGTGATCATCGATCCACGCGGTGAGATCATCGCGGGGCCGGCGCAAGGTGAGACCATCCTGATCGCTGACGGATCGCGGGAGGTTGTTCTCGCCGCCAAGGCGCTATGCGATATCGGCGGCCACTACTCGCGCCCGGACCTGCTGCGACTGATCGTCGACCGTGATCGACAGGATCGGGTCATCGATTGCGCCTTCGCCGGGCGCGTCGCGCCAGACATGTGGGAGTAG